The segment ATTATCCTCTAAATGTTGATTGAAAAGGTGCCATTTCTTGCCAAGGTCTCTAAAGAATTCTTTGTTGCATatgatttttgtttgatttgtttcaTCAGTCAGGCATTAAATTCCCAGACTAATGTGGATTCTGACTAAACTGAGACGTAGTCCTTTGTCCTTTTGTTCAGTTCGGCTCCTCATTAGTGACAGACCTCCTACGGCAAAGCCCTAtcgtttattttgatttatatattaGGGTAATCTAATATGAACCATTAACGTTAAGACATTAATCAAAGCATTGCTGGCTTAATCTACAAGTAAAATCTAATAATTAGTGGTGCCTGTTATTATTGTGTACATTTATGATTGAATGATGATGAACCTTTAACTTTGAATACTTATAgtcgtttaaaagtttggggttagatTTTGAAGTCTTTTAAGCTCACCAAGaatgcatgtatttgatcaggAATACAGTAAAACGGTAATAGTGTAGTCTTTGTCACATTTGATTAATTCTCTTTTAATTTTCAGCTCTTGCTGAATGATGTATTAGtgtcttggggaaaaaaaaaaaaaaaagcttaccgACTCtaaacttttttaatgtaagCATAAACATGTAATATGGACTGCACAGTTTGATAAATGATACCTCAAATCATGCAGCTTGTTGAGGAGAGGTGTGCTATTACTTTTGTAAGCCATCAGACTTTCAATTTTCACCTGACAGACAATAAACGGATggagggaggaaaaaaaagatccaTAAATTGGCACATCTATGGACTAGAATACTTTGTAGACTTAGAAAAGTGGGATTCTTCGAGTTTGGCCAGTAAACAACCTAGAATACTTTACACTCTTAGAGAAAAATAATTACAAGAGCTGTCTCTGGGGCGGCGACTTTTTAAAAAGGTGCACATTTGTatcttatttacccctaaagggTGCATATTAGTATCTTAAaggtgcatattagtacctaaataTTACAGATCAGTAACATTTGAAAAAGTACTGCCCCAGAGACAGCATAGCATCAGAAATCTTCAGAAAAATACCAGTTTTACAATTACGTTTTACATGCTAGATAGACTCTCCATTTGTCAGACGCTCATTATTGTTTGCCTTCTACAAGATTTGAGGAAAGTTGTGATTTTTAGTGTTTGTCTTTGAGATTAGGAGCGTCTCCTTTCATCATGACATGAAAGAAGAGGCAGAAGTAAAAATTCTCACCACGGTAAAGAGATTTTGAGGAAACAAACGCTTACAAGTTAATTTACCGCATTGTCAACAACAGTCCCAGTGTGCCAACCCTGAAGCTGTCATGTCACTCATGAAGCTGCTTTGTTTGGTGCATTTTCTGCTTAAGGAAAGTAGTTCTTCTCAATAACGTAGAAGCTCAGTCTTCTGGGTCAATCTGTCTGGTGCAGGCAGGCCATATTAATCAAGCAGGATTTACCCAGTATCACAACAAGCAATCAGGGTGTCTAATTTtagaaatcaattttttttattttattttcttatttttgcacTTGGAGCTGAGTAATCTGGAAAAGGAGGAGGGTTGTAGGGGTTGTTGGGTGTCTCATCATACTGAGTGAGTCATAGAGAGCATTTTGATTGTCTGAGCTTTCCTCTCCATCTGGAGTAAGCTGAAACCGAGGTGTCATTAATAGCTGTCTGACTGTCTCTGCTGGCTCCTGCCTTACTTGTGTAGCCATGTAATGTCACAATATGCTGTTTTGTCACAGGGGAGAGCCAGCCTTTAGTAAAAATATACTGTTATGATATCATTCTTTGTTAACCCTGATGTTCTGTTGCGGCTGTCTTTATATTTGGGGCCCCAGAGACTCCACTGACAATTAATTTAGAAGTTAACTGTCTTTTGCCTCATATACTTTAAATAAGTTCCTCTGACCTAATCAAAACACAGCAGACTGATACTTGTTAATATGGCCTAGGTCAGGGGTAGGCAAGTTTGGTCATAAAGAGCCGCAGCCATGCAGAgctcagctccaaccctaatcaaacacacctgaacaagctaatcaatgtccTCTGGATTACTCATGCTGCATTCCAGACAACTCAGAATTAGGACTTTTCCCACCTCCTACTTGGAAATAACGTCTGGAACACTGCTTGAAGTCGGATATCCGATCTGTGAACTCGGGGCAGATCGATCTACCCTGATCTCGGTAGGATGCGTCAATTGACATCACTGCTTCCAACAAGCACAGTGTGGAGTTACCATTtgtcaaatttaaaaacattagacattaagtttataaaatgatacCTTAATTTTAGCTTTTCGTCAGCTGTTTTCAGATCGAAAGGCagcattttgtgtttgtttttttttcgctgttttttctgtaattgCCAGAAATATGTTAACGTGACGTGTGATTGTCTGGAACTTGCTTAAGTTGGAAGTGGGACATTTCAGATGTTTCCTCTTCCAACCTTGTCTAGAACATGGCATTAGGCTATAGGCAGgtgagggttttttttcagggttggagctgaactctctAGGACTAAACTTGCTTACCCCTGGTCTAGGTTCTCTGGAACCCCAAACAGAACATGACttgttttttgattgattgaaGCTTATATTGATCTctttgtgattttgtttatcAGCCTTGAAGACATCATGATGGGCATTCGCATCAGATCTACTTTGCCAGTTCTGGCTCTGTTGTTCTTGCATCTGGTAGCAGGGCAAGATGAACTGATCGTCTCCACTGACAAAGGCAGAGTCAGAGGACTGAGGCTTCCTGTGCCGGGTGGTTCAGAGTATGTCGGGGCCTTCCTTGGGATCCCCTACGCCAAGCCTCCATTGAACCTGCTTCGCTTCCAACAACCAGAGCCTGCTGAGGCTTGGAAAGGGATACGAGATGCCACCCAGTACTCCAATTCATGCTTCCAAATTCCAGATATGTTGTACCCAGGATTCCTTGGAGCTGAGATGTGGAATCCCAACACCAGAATTAGCGAAGACTGCCTGTACCTCAATGTTTGGACTCCTTCAACTGACCTCCAGAACCGAGCCAAACCCTTAGTCCCAGTTATGGTGTGGATCTACGGTGGAGGCTTTTGCACAGGTACCGCATCCCTGGAAATGTACAATGGGCGTTTCCTCAGCCATTCGCAACAGGTGGTGGTGGTATCCATGAACTACCGAGTAGGACCATTGGGCTTCCTATCTCTGCCTGAAAGTAAGAGCATTAAAGGTAATGCTGGTCTATTTGACCAGCGCCTAGCTCTCAGCTGGGTGTCAAGGAACATTGCTGCATTTGGGGGTGATCCATCTTCGGTAACCTTGTTTGGAGAGAGTGCTGGTGCTGGCTCTGTGGGACACCATTTGCTTTCGCAGGGCAGCCATGGACTATTCTCCCGTGCAATTCTCCAGAGTGGCAGTCCCAATGCTATGTGGGCGGCAGTGGAGCCAGCTCAGGCCTGGAACCATTCGTTGACTCTGGCTCAGCTTCTGAACTGCCCACTTGGACCATCTGTGGATGATACGGAAGCTTGCTTAAGGGCAGTTGAACCTGAAAAGATAACCAGTCATCAATTCAAAGTCATTCCTGATCCAGCGCTAATAAGCGTGCCTTTTCCACCAACAGTGGATGGAGAATTTCTCGCGGACATGCCGAATGTCTTAATCCAGTCGGGGCGTTTTCTGAAAACTGAACTTCTTTTGGGACTAAACAGGGATGAAGGGACATTATTTCTTGTTTATGGCGCACCTGGATTTGGCATCCATAACCAGAGTCTTATCAATCGAGAGCAGTTCCTCGCAGGTGTGTCCTTGGGCCTCACTGGTTTCAGTGACATAGCCAGAGAGGCGGCTGTATTTCAGTATACTGATTGGACAGATGAGCAGAGCGAGCCAAAGAACAGAGAAGCCCTAGGCTGGATGATGGGTGACTACTATATCTCTTGCCCCTTACTAGATTTTGCCCGTAGGTATGTAGAGAATGGTGGCAATGCCCGATTGTTCCTCTTTAACCATCGCGCCAGCTTCAACCCCTGGCCTCAGTGGATGGGTGCAGTCCACGGGGAAGAAATCCCGTTTGTTTTTGGGATTCCTCCGAACCAGACCATGGGATTCTCTAAGGAGGAGGAAGCTCTGAGCAGGAGGATCATGGGGCACTGGAGCAACTTCGCCAGAAGTGGGTGAGTGTAAATCTGACACAATGCTGATGATACACATGCTGATGATGGCAGCATGTGtatctattttttgtttgtaattttgtaaaactTTTACACACACAATTGGTTTGGCTTTGTTTGCACTTTGCACTCATGAAcatttctgaattaaatgaattacattaaattacattaagtaTTGAAGTAGTGAAATACATTAATAGGACTGAATTACAGTCTTGCGCCACAGCGCCACGCTGGTCAAACCGTGTTATTGCAGACCCTTACATTACGTCATGATGAGATGACAAAGGTGTCaacgatttttatttttatttttttaaattgttgattAGTCGAATAGTTGTCATTAGTCAATAGCAGGGCTCACCAGACcttgtcctggagggccggtgtc is part of the Labeo rohita strain BAU-BD-2019 chromosome 18, IGBB_LRoh.1.0, whole genome shotgun sequence genome and harbors:
- the LOC127180339 gene encoding cholinesterase; this encodes MMGIRIRSTLPVLALLFLHLVAGQDELIVSTDKGRVRGLRLPVPGGSEYVGAFLGIPYAKPPLNLLRFQQPEPAEAWKGIRDATQYSNSCFQIPDMLYPGFLGAEMWNPNTRISEDCLYLNVWTPSTDLQNRAKPLVPVMVWIYGGGFCTGTASLEMYNGRFLSHSQQVVVVSMNYRVGPLGFLSLPESKSIKGNAGLFDQRLALSWVSRNIAAFGGDPSSVTLFGESAGAGSVGHHLLSQGSHGLFSRAILQSGSPNAMWAAVEPAQAWNHSLTLAQLLNCPLGPSVDDTEACLRAVEPEKITSHQFKVIPDPALISVPFPPTVDGEFLADMPNVLIQSGRFLKTELLLGLNRDEGTLFLVYGAPGFGIHNQSLINREQFLAGVSLGLTGFSDIAREAAVFQYTDWTDEQSEPKNREALGWMMGDYYISCPLLDFARRYVENGGNARLFLFNHRASFNPWPQWMGAVHGEEIPFVFGIPPNQTMGFSKEEEALSRRIMGHWSNFARSGDPSVEGMDWPPFTLEHQQYVTLNTGLSQTLRMLRAQQCKFWDSFLPKLQYVTALPGQHMCRLLVS